The proteins below come from a single Leptotrichia sp. oral taxon 223 genomic window:
- a CDS encoding bifunctional 2-polyprenyl-6-hydroxyphenol methylase/3-demethylubiquinol 3-O-methyltransferase UbiG, with product MHKEFAEIYDIFMKYVNYDEWYKFLRMFIKNKGTVLDLGCGTGEFIWRFLRDEFSVVGVDLSEKMLEISEKKLLKRNLVHNYKLVKENIVHYDNVSKNNEIQQVDYIICNFDTVNYLKNEKEFLKFIEKCNQNLKKDGYLIFDAVTEDIFEEIFENDVFLDEEPEYTSIWRHEQLSERKHLVEIDLFIRENESDNLFRKYNEVQYKFIYEPEWIVETVQNNGFEVFDTASNPEFGESRIFFVLKKL from the coding sequence ATGCACAAGGAATTTGCTGAAATTTACGATATTTTTATGAAATATGTAAATTATGACGAATGGTATAAATTTTTGAGAATGTTTATAAAAAACAAGGGAACTGTTTTGGATCTAGGTTGTGGAACAGGAGAATTTATATGGCGATTTTTAAGAGATGAATTTTCAGTCGTTGGAGTGGATTTATCTGAAAAAATGCTGGAAATATCTGAAAAAAAATTATTAAAAAGGAATTTGGTACATAATTACAAATTAGTGAAGGAAAATATTGTACATTATGATAATGTAAGCAAAAATAATGAAATTCAGCAAGTTGACTATATTATTTGTAATTTTGACACCGTAAATTATTTAAAAAATGAAAAGGAATTTTTGAAATTTATTGAAAAATGTAATCAGAATTTGAAAAAAGACGGATATTTAATTTTTGATGCTGTAACAGAAGATATTTTTGAGGAAATATTTGAAAATGATGTATTTCTGGATGAAGAGCCTGAATATACAAGCATCTGGCGACACGAACAGTTAAGTGAAAGAAAGCATCTGGTGGAAATTGACTTATTTATCCGTGAGAATGAAAGTGATAACTTATTTAGGAAATATAATGAAGTGCAGTACAAATTTATCTACGAGCCTGAATGGATTGTGGAAACTGTTCAGAATAACGGTTTTGAAGTGTTTGACACTGCTTCTAATCCTGAATTTGGAGAAAGCAGAATATTTTTTGTACTAAAAAAATTGTAA
- the xseB gene encoding exodeoxyribonuclease VII small subunit, producing the protein MAVKKQSYEENITQIDEILEKLESEELSLDDSISEYEKAIKLIKDSEKLLEAGEGKVMKVLEKNGKVEMEEFE; encoded by the coding sequence ATGGCAGTAAAAAAACAAAGTTATGAAGAAAATATTACACAAATTGATGAAATTTTGGAAAAATTGGAAAGTGAGGAATTGTCGCTAGATGATTCAATTTCTGAATATGAAAAGGCGATTAAGCTTATTAAGGATTCGGAAAAATTGCTTGAAGCTGGGGAAGGGAAAGTTATGAAGGTGCTTGAAAAAAATGGAAAAGTGGAAATGGAAGAGTTTGAATAA
- the cbiB gene encoding adenosylcobinamide-phosphate synthase CbiB: protein MNFLIKIWIAFILDLIFGDPEKITHPVQVIGKMITFLEKKLYGKKGSFIGGAVLGILVVTSTFLVMYGFVKLTKIVKVLQIFEIYLMYTVFSVKSLAREGKKVYRILKLGNLKVAREKLSYLVSRDTEKMDKVMIIRSTMETISENKVDGVIAPMFYMFVGGLPLAMAYKAINTLDSMVGYKNEKYAKFGTFSAKLDDVVNFIPARISGIFITAASYILRYNYKNAWKIFKRDRKNHASPNSAHSESAVAGALGVQFGGKVSYFGKEVEKPTIGDKKKEFRLEDIKKNILLMYVTSFVAIFCFSIIYLIINGMFNSIFNSIVYFILYFFVNMFL, encoded by the coding sequence ATGAATTTTTTAATAAAAATATGGATTGCATTTATTTTGGACTTGATTTTCGGAGATCCGGAGAAAATTACACATCCAGTCCAGGTTATTGGTAAAATGATTACATTTTTAGAGAAAAAATTATACGGGAAAAAGGGAAGCTTTATTGGTGGAGCAGTTTTAGGTATTTTAGTAGTTACAAGTACATTTTTAGTAATGTATGGATTTGTGAAATTGACAAAAATTGTAAAAGTTTTGCAGATTTTTGAAATTTATTTGATGTACACGGTATTCTCGGTAAAATCGCTGGCTCGTGAAGGAAAAAAGGTTTATAGAATCTTAAAATTAGGAAACTTGAAAGTGGCAAGGGAGAAATTGTCTTATCTTGTTTCACGGGACACTGAAAAAATGGATAAGGTTATGATTATTAGAAGTACGATGGAAACTATTTCGGAAAATAAGGTGGATGGTGTGATTGCACCGATGTTTTATATGTTTGTGGGTGGGCTTCCGCTTGCAATGGCTTATAAGGCAATAAATACACTTGATTCAATGGTCGGATATAAAAATGAGAAATATGCAAAGTTTGGTACATTTTCAGCAAAATTAGACGATGTGGTAAACTTTATTCCAGCTAGAATTTCAGGAATTTTTATAACAGCAGCAAGTTATATTTTAAGATATAATTACAAAAATGCCTGGAAAATATTTAAAAGGGATAGGAAGAATCACGCAAGCCCAAATTCGGCTCATTCAGAAAGTGCAGTTGCAGGAGCATTAGGAGTGCAGTTTGGCGGAAAAGTTTCGTATTTTGGAAAAGAAGTGGAAAAGCCGACAATAGGAGACAAGAAAAAGGAATTTAGATTAGAAGATATTAAAAAAAATATACTATTGATGTATGTTACAAGTTTTGTAGCGATATTTTGTTTTTCTATAATTTATTTGATTATAAATGGAATGTTTAATAGTATATTTAATTCGATTGTATATTTTATATTGTATTTTTTTGTTAATATGTTTTTATAA
- a CDS encoding polyprenyl synthetase family protein, whose protein sequence is MLREYLEEKKKVVENSLRELLGNYRGKYPEKLAEAMEYAVMNGGKRIRPILMYMICDLFEKNNCKSYDKIKEIAAALEFIHCYSLVHDDLPAMDNDDYRRGKFTVHKKYNEAIGVLVGDVLLTEAFGIIANSKSLGDKNKIEIISRLSEYAGFFGMVGGQFVDMESENKKVEIDTLKYIHAHKTGKLLTAAIELPMIALDVESEKREKMVEYSELLGIAFQIKDDILDIEGNFEKIGKKSNDIENDKTTYPSIFGLEESKRLLQEYLEKAKKIIFDEFEGNQLFLELTDYFGNRKK, encoded by the coding sequence ATGTTACGGGAATATTTGGAAGAGAAAAAGAAGGTTGTGGAGAATAGCCTGAGGGAATTACTTGGGAATTATAGGGGTAAATATCCTGAAAAATTGGCAGAGGCAATGGAATATGCAGTTATGAACGGAGGAAAGCGAATACGTCCTATTTTGATGTATATGATTTGTGATTTGTTTGAAAAAAATAATTGTAAAAGTTATGATAAAATTAAGGAAATTGCCGCTGCACTCGAGTTTATTCATTGCTATTCACTTGTTCACGATGATTTGCCAGCGATGGACAATGATGATTACAGACGTGGTAAATTTACAGTTCATAAAAAATACAATGAAGCAATCGGGGTTCTTGTGGGAGATGTTCTTTTGACGGAAGCCTTTGGAATAATTGCTAATTCTAAAAGTTTAGGGGATAAAAATAAAATTGAGATTATTTCAAGATTATCTGAATATGCAGGATTTTTTGGAATGGTCGGCGGGCAGTTTGTGGATATGGAGTCTGAAAATAAGAAAGTGGAAATTGACACATTAAAATATATTCACGCTCATAAGACTGGAAAATTACTGACTGCTGCGATTGAATTGCCGATGATTGCTTTGGATGTTGAAAGTGAAAAGCGTGAAAAAATGGTGGAATATTCAGAATTATTGGGAATTGCCTTTCAGATTAAGGATGATATTCTAGATATTGAAGGGAATTTTGAGAAAATTGGGAAAAAATCAAATGATATTGAAAATGACAAGACTACTTATCCGAGTATTTTTGGGCTTGAAGAAAGTAAAAGGCTGCTACAGGAGTATTTGGAAAAAGCGAAAAAGATTATTTTTGACGAATTTGAGGGGAATCAGTTATTTTTAGAATTGACGGATTATTTTGGTAATAGGAAAAAATAA
- a CDS encoding Cof-type HAD-IIB family hydrolase translates to MNNTKAIFMDLDGTVLTSEHKVSENLIRKLRKLEEKGVKIFIATGRTFSSSKPFVEMLGIKNPVINYNGGRVVNPLNSEVIFEKPVEAQDVKELIRISREKRIHLNLYMNDKLYIENETDEGVKYSESVEIPYYVRNFDEFIGKTSTKALFIAENAILLELKKELEEKLPHINFVFSKPYYLECLNKEVNKGLAIKELLKKYDISPEETMAFGDQWNDLEMLKFVKYGYLMGNATEELKQEFSKDKITLSNDEDGIYEVIKEL, encoded by the coding sequence ATGAATAATACAAAAGCGATATTTATGGATTTGGATGGAACAGTGCTGACAAGTGAGCATAAGGTTTCGGAAAATTTGATAAGAAAATTGAGAAAACTGGAAGAAAAGGGAGTGAAAATATTTATTGCAACTGGGAGAACCTTTTCTTCGTCAAAGCCTTTTGTGGAAATGTTGGGGATAAAAAATCCAGTAATTAACTATAATGGAGGAAGAGTTGTAAATCCTTTGAATAGTGAAGTTATTTTTGAGAAGCCTGTTGAGGCACAGGATGTTAAGGAGCTTATTAGAATCTCGAGAGAAAAGAGAATTCATCTGAATTTATATATGAATGACAAGCTATATATTGAAAATGAAACAGACGAAGGTGTAAAATATTCAGAAAGTGTGGAAATTCCGTATTATGTAAGAAATTTTGACGAATTTATTGGAAAAACTTCCACAAAGGCGTTATTTATTGCGGAAAATGCGATTTTATTAGAATTGAAAAAGGAACTGGAAGAAAAATTACCGCATATTAATTTTGTATTTTCAAAACCATATTATTTGGAATGTTTGAATAAGGAAGTGAATAAAGGGCTGGCAATAAAGGAACTGTTGAAAAAATATGATATTTCCCCAGAAGAAACAATGGCGTTTGGAGATCAGTGGAATGATTTGGAAATGTTGAAGTTTGTGAAATATGGATATCTTATGGGGAATGCTACGGAAGAATTGAAACAGGAATTTTCAAAAGATAAAATTACTCTGTCAAATGATGAAGATGGTATTTATGAAGTGATAAAAGAACTTTAG
- a CDS encoding cysteine desulfurase family protein, whose amino-acid sequence MKIVYLDNAATTKMSDKVIEEMTKSFSENYGNPSSVHTLGQRAKSTVERARHIIAQNLKVETTEIVFTSGGAEGNNLLIRGFLKANKDKGKHIITSKIEHSTILKTFEQLENEGYEVSYIGVDENGVVDIEELKRELREDTALVSIMFVNNETGVIQPIRKIGEILAERNIFFHTDAVQAIGKLEILPKDLKIGALTVTAHKFYGPKGAGFVFIDKKYSVEKEIWGGSQERNRRAGTENVHGVLGLGVALEEVYENLEEMSEKEEKLQTYLENKLKTEIVKLGKKIKINGEKADRIKTTTNVYIEGVDIQMLLVALDLRGICISGGSACMSGSLENSHVLKAMGLTDEELKGSFRISIGKDTTIEDIDYFVENLIEVVS is encoded by the coding sequence ATGAAAATAGTATATTTAGATAATGCCGCAACTACGAAAATGTCCGACAAAGTGATAGAAGAGATGACAAAATCGTTTAGTGAAAATTATGGAAATCCATCGTCTGTACATACTTTGGGACAACGGGCAAAATCAACTGTGGAAAGGGCAAGACATATTATAGCGCAGAATTTGAAGGTGGAAACGACTGAAATTGTATTTACATCTGGTGGGGCTGAGGGGAATAATCTTTTGATAAGGGGATTTTTGAAGGCGAATAAGGATAAGGGGAAACATATTATAACGTCTAAAATAGAACATTCTACGATTTTGAAAACCTTTGAGCAGTTGGAAAATGAAGGATATGAAGTTTCGTATATTGGCGTTGATGAAAATGGAGTTGTGGATATTGAGGAATTGAAACGGGAATTGAGGGAAGATACCGCCCTTGTATCGATAATGTTTGTGAATAATGAAACTGGAGTTATTCAGCCAATTAGGAAGATTGGAGAAATTTTGGCAGAGAGAAATATATTTTTTCATACAGATGCAGTTCAGGCAATAGGGAAATTGGAAATTTTGCCAAAAGATTTGAAAATAGGAGCTTTGACGGTGACAGCACATAAATTTTATGGACCTAAGGGAGCAGGATTTGTATTTATTGATAAAAAATATTCGGTTGAAAAGGAAATCTGGGGTGGCTCGCAGGAAAGGAACAGACGAGCTGGAACAGAGAATGTCCACGGAGTTTTGGGGCTTGGTGTGGCACTTGAGGAAGTTTATGAAAATTTGGAAGAAATGTCAGAAAAAGAAGAAAAATTACAAACTTATCTAGAAAATAAACTGAAAACTGAAATTGTAAAACTTGGAAAAAAAATAAAAATAAATGGAGAAAAAGCGGATAGAATAAAAACAACAACAAATGTCTACATAGAAGGAGTGGATATACAAATGCTACTGGTAGCACTAGATTTAAGAGGAATCTGCATAAGCGGCGGTTCAGCATGCATGTCAGGATCGCTTGAAAATTCACACGTTTTGAAGGCTATGGGACTTACTGATGAGGAATTGAAAGGTTCATTTAGAATTAGCATTGGGAAAGACACTACTATTGAAGATATAGATTATTTTGTGGAAAATTTAATTGAAGTTGTTTCATAG
- a CDS encoding DUF4032 domain-containing protein: MENRTLMNVMEAEEAYKKFLKSSRGIFGFNFKKKENLKSFSEIQKEENAYNSVNLGIKEIPLDKIVGSVEKYADFDKNFVPKNNVVKQRWINIYIGYTSDSMLPTVILYKIKDNYYVYDGNHRVSVAKFLNFATIEAQVEEFLPTKDTKDKVIYRENMIFEKETGLSDIFLSEPIKYKYLKEEIESYKNLLDKRKNENLDLKETAKNWYMNIFLPIKMILSENEIIKNYEGNPDDVFLFFLEHKYYLSKNHGKNVGYLYSVINFINLVKTNENKDLENICEIQTQELIEKCKKLEKIDNELINSNFKDEMQAETELENEIVSYFRNGIEKLSNRYSSYLFESKKMANNEIWTYFAKYILNYIKILNAQENNDFSNMNGENIIEENNFEKEQITKPKMKFDNIEVNTLNYILEVFLPIVEIFLKINEKDCFVVNEYEKLQNDFFCLLKLKNLLKAEGKSTKYENIMTENIEIAINTKNKKVLFGVKEFLVLEKKKEFLKNLKNPEIFQGILKKYGEIKKYETYVKFFIALDNFGEEEFLNNLEKDLKEFYLQDDNVVEYKTEKVMKIENSGIFEDDYEIGFIDFFVINLFGKLF; the protein is encoded by the coding sequence ATGGAAAATAGGACTTTGATGAATGTGATGGAGGCGGAAGAGGCTTATAAAAAATTTTTGAAATCTTCAAGAGGTATATTTGGATTTAATTTTAAGAAAAAGGAGAATTTAAAGTCGTTTTCGGAAATTCAAAAGGAAGAAAATGCCTATAATAGTGTGAATTTAGGGATAAAGGAAATTCCGCTTGATAAAATAGTAGGAAGTGTTGAAAAATATGCAGATTTTGATAAAAATTTTGTTCCTAAAAATAATGTGGTAAAACAGAGATGGATAAATATTTACATTGGATATACGTCAGATAGTATGCTTCCGACGGTTATTCTTTACAAAATAAAGGATAATTACTATGTTTATGATGGCAATCACAGGGTTTCGGTGGCAAAATTTTTAAATTTTGCGACAATTGAGGCACAAGTGGAGGAGTTTTTGCCAACAAAGGATACGAAGGATAAGGTTATTTACAGGGAGAATATGATTTTTGAGAAGGAAACAGGACTTTCTGATATTTTTCTTTCAGAGCCAATAAAATATAAATATTTGAAGGAAGAAATCGAAAGTTATAAAAATCTTTTAGACAAGAGAAAAAATGAAAATTTGGATTTGAAGGAAACAGCTAAAAATTGGTATATGAATATATTTTTACCAATAAAAATGATACTTTCTGAAAATGAAATAATTAAAAATTATGAAGGTAATCCAGATGATGTTTTTTTGTTTTTTTTAGAACATAAATATTATTTGAGTAAAAATCATGGGAAAAATGTAGGATATTTGTATAGTGTAATTAACTTTATAAATTTAGTAAAAACAAACGAAAATAAAGATTTGGAAAATATTTGTGAAATTCAGACGCAAGAATTAATTGAAAAATGTAAAAAATTGGAAAAGATTGATAATGAATTGATAAATTCTAATTTTAAAGATGAAATGCAAGCAGAAACAGAATTAGAAAATGAAATTGTAAGTTATTTTAGAAATGGAATAGAAAAACTTTCTAATAGATATTCCAGCTATTTGTTTGAATCTAAAAAAATGGCAAATAATGAAATATGGACTTATTTTGCTAAATATATTTTGAATTATATAAAAATTTTAAATGCTCAGGAAAATAATGATTTTAGCAATATGAATGGAGAAAATATTATTGAGGAAAATAACTTTGAAAAAGAGCAAATAACTAAACCAAAAATGAAATTTGACAATATTGAAGTAAACACACTGAACTATATCCTTGAAGTATTTTTACCAATTGTTGAAATATTTTTGAAAATAAATGAGAAAGATTGCTTTGTCGTGAATGAATACGAAAAATTGCAAAATGATTTTTTTTGTTTATTAAAATTAAAAAATTTGCTTAAAGCAGAAGGAAAATCTACTAAATATGAGAATATAATGACTGAAAATATAGAAATTGCGATAAATACAAAAAATAAAAAAGTTCTTTTTGGAGTAAAAGAGTTTCTTGTTTTAGAAAAGAAAAAGGAATTTTTGAAAAACTTGAAAAATCCTGAAATTTTTCAGGGGATATTGAAAAAATATGGAGAAATAAAAAAATACGAAACTTATGTAAAATTTTTTATAGCACTTGATAATTTTGGAGAAGAGGAATTTTTGAATAATTTGGAAAAAGATTTAAAAGAATTTTATTTGCAAGATGATAATGTGGTTGAGTACAAGACGGAAAAAGTTATGAAAATTGAAAATAGCGGCATTTTTGAAGATGATTATGAAATTGGATTTATAGATTTTTTTGTAATAAATTTGTTTGGTAAGTTATTTTAA
- a CDS encoding polyphenol oxidase family protein produces the protein MFIEKENYYYIEEFEKYGITAVYTKKIAGNMSDYCPIENQIEGIQKKNREKLLEELNLTDKQEVMAFQTHSNNVKIIDEDITKYYYEKEEDVDGFLTKRKDIAIFTFYADCLPIFVYDKENQVIGVWHSGWPGTFKEMMKSGLLEMQKNYGTQVENVVMALGIGIGQKDYEVGNEFYDKFLEKFGKSNREIVEKSFWFNEKTGKYHFDNTKFNELMALKFGIKKENLIVATESTFDEKFHSYRREGKNAGRAAAMISFK, from the coding sequence ATGTTTATAGAAAAGGAAAATTATTATTATATTGAAGAGTTTGAAAAATACGGTATCACAGCGGTTTATACAAAAAAAATCGCTGGAAATATGTCTGATTACTGCCCAATTGAAAATCAAATAGAAGGTATCCAGAAAAAAAATCGTGAAAAGTTGCTAGAAGAGTTGAATTTAACAGATAAACAAGAAGTGATGGCATTTCAAACACATTCTAACAATGTGAAAATTATTGATGAAGATATAACAAAATATTATTATGAAAAAGAAGAAGATGTTGATGGATTTCTGACAAAAAGGAAAGATATTGCAATTTTTACGTTTTATGCGGATTGTTTGCCGATTTTTGTATACGATAAGGAAAATCAGGTTATAGGAGTGTGGCATTCAGGATGGCCGGGGACATTTAAGGAAATGATGAAGTCAGGGCTTTTGGAAATGCAAAAAAATTATGGGACGCAAGTAGAGAATGTGGTAATGGCGTTAGGAATTGGGATTGGGCAGAAAGATTATGAAGTTGGAAACGAATTTTATGATAAATTTTTAGAAAAATTTGGGAAAAGTAACAGAGAAATTGTGGAAAAGTCATTTTGGTTTAATGAAAAAACAGGAAAGTATCACTTTGATAATACAAAATTTAATGAACTTATGGCACTTAAATTTGGGATAAAAAAGGAAAATTTGATCGTGGCAACTGAAAGTACGTTTGATGAGAAATTTCATTCTTACAGAAGGGAAGGAAAAAATGCTGGAAGAGCTGCAGCTATGATTAGTTTTAAATAA
- the rsmD gene encoding 16S rRNA (guanine(966)-N(2))-methyltransferase RsmD, protein MRIIAGTLKNRRIKSREGRETRPTLERIKEAIFSIIGEKVVDAKFLDLYSGTGNVSFEALSRGAKRAIMIEEDKEALRVIIENVNHLGVEEKCRAYKNDVFRAIEILARKSEAFDIIFLDPPYKENISTKTIEKISEENLLEKDGIIISEHSTYEKMADNIGNFVKYDERDYNKKVVSFYRFED, encoded by the coding sequence ATGAGAATTATAGCAGGAACGTTGAAAAATAGGAGAATAAAGTCGAGGGAGGGGAGAGAAACCAGGCCAACACTGGAAAGAATAAAGGAGGCAATTTTCAGTATAATTGGAGAAAAAGTTGTTGATGCAAAGTTTCTGGACTTGTATTCAGGAACTGGGAATGTTTCATTTGAAGCACTTAGCCGTGGGGCAAAAAGGGCGATTATGATTGAAGAGGATAAGGAGGCACTTAGAGTAATTATTGAAAATGTGAATCATCTTGGCGTGGAAGAAAAATGCCGTGCTTATAAAAATGATGTTTTTCGAGCGATAGAAATTTTGGCAAGAAAAAGTGAAGCATTTGATATAATCTTTTTAGATCCGCCTTACAAGGAAAATATTTCAACAAAAACGATTGAAAAAATTTCGGAAGAAAATCTTTTGGAAAAGGATGGAATTATAATTTCAGAACATAGCACGTATGAGAAAATGGCTGATAACATTGGTAATTTTGTGAAATACGATGAGAGGGATTATAATAAGAAGGTGGTTAGTTTTTATAGGTTTGAAGATTGA
- a CDS encoding YeiH family protein codes for MNKKIIFYAGCVIALILPLIKSVHAFASGISLLMGIILASFSLILVPKNLGKIRKLTLNSAVVFFGFGLSISKVVAVGSKGIFQTAISLIVVISIGLFLAKIFKMEKKLSQLIVFGTAICGGSAIAATSPVIEASDEDIALSTGIVFILNTVALFLFAFFINYFKLNAEQTGIWTALSIHDTSSVVSAAAFHSTEALRIATIMKLTRTLWIIPIVIVLSILNKSENKKIKFPIFILFFILASIIATIINLPAIYSLLTQIGKMLLSLALYMIGTSLNVQTIKKMTGKNLLYGVTLWIFSIISGYMIMMFL; via the coding sequence ATGAATAAAAAAATAATATTTTATGCGGGATGTGTAATTGCATTAATACTTCCATTAATTAAAAGTGTTCACGCTTTTGCTTCGGGAATATCTCTTCTTATGGGAATTATTCTGGCAAGTTTCAGTTTAATTCTAGTTCCAAAAAATTTAGGGAAAATACGAAAACTTACGCTAAATTCAGCTGTCGTATTTTTTGGATTTGGACTTAGCATAAGCAAGGTTGTTGCTGTTGGAAGTAAAGGGATTTTTCAGACGGCAATTAGTTTGATTGTAGTTATAAGTATTGGGTTATTTTTGGCAAAAATTTTTAAAATGGAAAAGAAGTTATCACAATTAATTGTGTTTGGGACTGCAATTTGCGGTGGAAGTGCTATTGCGGCAACTTCTCCAGTAATTGAGGCTTCTGATGAGGATATTGCCTTGTCTACTGGGATAGTATTTATTTTAAATACAGTCGCATTATTTCTTTTTGCGTTTTTTATTAATTATTTTAAGCTAAATGCTGAACAAACTGGAATATGGACTGCACTAAGCATACACGATACCAGTTCGGTAGTATCAGCTGCAGCTTTTCACAGCACAGAAGCCTTGAGAATAGCCACAATTATGAAACTTACCAGAACTCTCTGGATTATTCCAATAGTTATCGTTCTTAGCATTTTAAATAAATCTGAAAATAAAAAGATTAAATTTCCAATTTTTATATTATTTTTCATTTTAGCTTCAATTATTGCAACAATAATAAATTTACCAGCAATTTACAGTTTACTTACTCAAATAGGGAAAATGCTGTTATCCCTTGCACTTTATATGATTGGAACTTCATTAAATGTACAGACTATAAAAAAAATGACTGGGAAAAATCTTTTGTATGGCGTTACTCTTTGGATTTTTTCGATAATTTCAGGGTATATGATAATGATGTTTTTATAA
- a CDS encoding metallophosphoesterase — translation MKKSKKKKYKFLCVSDIEILADMEEDLLKQRFKDIDFIMSAGDVSNNYLDYLVSVLNKDLICVNGNHTYNRDCPIEFAKVINGKFIKYKGLRILGLDGSKVYSFQEHQYSESQMKMKILKNIFFLRKGVDIVLSHASPEGIHDRDDGVHNGFRVFHKVIKHFKPKLWIHGHIHLSNFMNYQDTMVGDTMVSNTFGYRIFTIEK, via the coding sequence ATGAAGAAAAGCAAAAAGAAAAAATATAAGTTTCTGTGTGTGAGTGATATTGAGATTTTGGCGGATATGGAAGAGGATTTATTGAAGCAGAGATTTAAGGATATAGATTTTATAATGTCTGCTGGTGATGTTTCCAACAATTATCTGGATTATCTTGTTTCAGTGCTGAATAAGGATTTGATTTGTGTTAATGGCAATCATACGTATAATAGGGATTGTCCGATAGAATTTGCAAAGGTAATTAATGGTAAATTTATAAAATATAAGGGATTGCGGATATTGGGGCTTGATGGGAGCAAGGTTTATTCGTTTCAGGAACATCAGTATAGTGAAAGTCAGATGAAAATGAAAATTTTAAAAAATATTTTTTTTCTTCGTAAAGGTGTTGATATTGTTTTGAGCCATGCTTCGCCTGAAGGAATTCACGATAGAGACGATGGTGTTCATAATGGTTTTAGGGTTTTTCATAAGGTTATAAAGCATTTTAAGCCAAAATTGTGGATTCATGGACATATACATTTGTCCAATTTTATGAATTATCAGGATACAATGGTTGGAGATACAATGGTGTCAAATACGTTTGGATATAGGATATTTACTATTGAAAAATAA
- a CDS encoding peptidylprolyl isomerase — MKKKIVVLVSILMLLMATVVNAKGKKSKEEKKFEKAMQGFQLEAVIKTTKGDISFYLYPEAAPKNVANFVFLAKNNFYNGLTFFRVIPNALVQGGDPAGNGTGTAGYFLADEFTKWLTFDVEGILAMANSGPNTNSSQFFITMQPMKNLNGKHTIIGGTKNREDLSVLRTLRQDDKILDIDIKGKKVDKFLDYFPDEVSEWEAKLKKPENN, encoded by the coding sequence ATGAAGAAAAAAATAGTAGTATTGGTTAGCATTTTGATGTTATTAATGGCAACTGTTGTAAATGCTAAGGGAAAAAAATCAAAGGAAGAAAAGAAATTTGAAAAAGCTATGCAAGGTTTTCAATTGGAAGCGGTTATAAAAACAACAAAAGGGGATATTTCATTTTATCTATATCCTGAAGCCGCTCCAAAAAATGTTGCAAACTTTGTATTTTTAGCAAAAAACAATTTCTACAATGGATTGACTTTTTTCAGGGTTATTCCAAATGCACTTGTTCAAGGCGGAGATCCTGCTGGAAATGGAACTGGTACAGCAGGCTATTTTCTAGCAGATGAATTTACAAAATGGCTGACTTTTGACGTTGAAGGAATACTGGCAATGGCAAATTCAGGACCAAATACTAACAGCAGCCAGTTTTTCATAACTATGCAGCCAATGAAAAATCTGAATGGAAAACATACAATTATCGGTGGAACAAAAAATCGTGAAGACTTAAGTGTATTAAGAACTTTGCGGCAAGATGACAAAATATTAGACATTGACATTAAAGGTAAAAAAGTCGATAAATTTCTGGATTATTTCCCAGACGAAGTCAGCGAATGGGAAGCTAAACTGAAAAAACCTGAAAACAATTAA
- a CDS encoding AtpZ/AtpI family protein, translating to MKLEDKKEILKKENEITDEKKTVQAEEKKQKQKIFEIEKKLGRHNNEKELKNRRNNKLMKYFALATNMVYILALPVLIMLGFYLLLKKYLFKTDQPIVLIIFLIIGAVSGYWSLIKQVNNIK from the coding sequence ATGAAATTAGAAGACAAAAAAGAAATTTTGAAAAAAGAAAATGAAATAACTGACGAAAAGAAAACTGTACAAGCGGAAGAAAAAAAACAAAAACAAAAGATTTTTGAAATAGAAAAAAAACTAGGTAGGCATAATAATGAAAAAGAATTAAAAAATAGAAGAAACAACAAATTAATGAAATACTTTGCCCTTGCAACAAATATGGTTTATATTTTGGCATTACCAGTATTAATTATGCTGGGATTTTATTTACTTTTGAAAAAATACCTGTTTAAGACAGATCAGCCAATTGTTCTGATTATTTTTCTCATTATAGGAGCAGTTTCTGGCTACTGGTCACTAATAAAGCAGGTAAATAACATAAAATAA